Genomic window (Alphaproteobacteria bacterium):
GCGCCGCAAACCCCGGTCCGCCGCATCTTCGCATTCAGCACGATGTCACGCGCCATCTGCGGCTGCGCCGCCGCATCGACATAGACATGGCAGATTCCTTCAAGATGGGCGATCACCGGTATCTTCGTTTCCGCCATCACCCGCTCGATCAGGCTGCGGCCGCCGCGCGGAACGATGATGTCGATAAACTCGTGCATCCGCAACATGGCGCCGACGGCGGACCGGTCACGCGTCTGCACGAGTTGCACGCAATCTTCCGGCAGTCCCGCGCGCCGCAGCCCCTGGCGCAGGCAATCCGCAATCAGGCTCGATGAATGGAGGCTGTCCGACCCGCCGCGCAGAATCGCCGCGTTGCCCGATTTGATGCACAACCCGCCCGCATCGGCGGTCACGTTGGGACGCGATTCGTAGATGATGCCGATCACGCCGATCGGCACGCTGACGCGGGTAATCCGCAATCCGTTCGGCCTTACCCGTTCGTCCAGTACGCGGCCAATCGGGTCGGGAAAACCCGCCACATCCTCCAGGCCAGCAGCCATTCTCTCGATCCTGTCTTCCGTGAGGGTCAGCCGGTCCCGGAACGACTCCGACAGGTTTCGCGATTCGGCATGGGCCAGATCCTTGCGGTTCGCATCCAGGATTTCGTTCCGGCGCATCCGTATCGCCGCGGCGGCAAAACGCAGCGCATCGTCTTTCGCGGCGCCATCCGCAAGGCCCAGTATCCGGCCGGCTTCCTTCGCGGCGGCGCCGATGCGGCGGATTTCCGTTTCGATACTGTCTTCAGTCTGACGCGCGGCTGTGGCGGTCATGATCTCCTCCCCTCAGTCAAGCACCAGATCGTCACGGTGAATGACTTCATTCCGGCCACGATAGCCGAGTATTTCTTCGATTTCACTCGTCTTGTGTCCCGCGATCAAAAGGGTATCCGCGCTGGAATAGGCGGACAAGCCGCGGCCCAGGTCGCGATTGTCGGCGGAAATGATCGTGACCAGATCGCCGCGCTCGAACCGGCCCGACACGCCGGAAACCCCTGCCGGCAGCAGGCTCCGCCCGCTTTTCAGCGCCTTCACCGCGCCGTCGTCTATGTTGAGGGACCCTTTCGGCTTGAGCGAACCCGCGATCCATTTCTTGCGCGCGCTGTGGGGCGTCGCCTCGGCGATGAACCAGGTACAGCGTCCGCCATCGGCGAGCGCCTGCAGGGGGTGCGCCGGCCGGCCATCGCCAATCAACATGTGGCAACCGCCTGCCAGCGCAATCTTCGCCGCCAGCAGTTTCGTAACCATTCCACCGGAAGCGTAACCGCGCAGCACCTTGCCCGCCATCGCCTCTACCGCTGGCGTTATCGCCGTGATTTTCGCCATATGGGTCGCCGACGGATTTGTCCGCGGATCGGAATCGTACAACCCGTCGATATCGGACAGCAGCACCAGCACCTCCGCGCCGACCATCGCGGCAACCCGCGCCGCCAGCCTGTCATTGTCGCCAAACCGGATTTCCTCGGTCGCGACCGTGTCGTTCTCGTTGATGATCGGCACCGCACCAAGGTCGAGGATCTGCCGCATCGTCGCCCGCGCATTGAGATGCCGCCGCCGCCGCTCCGTATCGTCGAGCGTCAGCAAAATCTGCGCCGCCGTGATGCCATGGGCCGACAGTGCCTCCCGATAGG
Coding sequences:
- a CDS encoding glutamate-5-semialdehyde dehydrogenase, with amino-acid sequence MTATAARQTEDSIETEIRRIGAAAKEAGRILGLADGAAKDDALRFAAAAIRMRRNEILDANRKDLAHAESRNLSESFRDRLTLTEDRIERMAAGLEDVAGFPDPIGRVLDERVRPNGLRITRVSVPIGVIGIIYESRPNVTADAGGLCIKSGNAAILRGGSDSLHSSSLIADCLRQGLRRAGLPEDCVQLVQTRDRSAVGAMLRMHEFIDIIVPRGGRSLIERVMAETKIPVIAHLEGICHVYVDAAAQPQMARDIVLNAKMRRTGVCGAAETLLIDRSRVAALLPAIVDDLTGTGCVVRGDEAARQADPRIAPASEADWTTEYLDAIISVKVVDGVRDAIAHINRYGSNHTDMIVTDDYKVAELFLAGVDSAIVMHNASTQFADGGEFGMGAEIGISTGKLHARGPVGAEQLTTFKYVVRGDGQIRP
- the proB gene encoding glutamate 5-kinase gives rise to the protein MTDAAGNRLTGAKRLVVKIGSALLVDEANGLIRHDWLATLAADVAARRAAGQEVLIVSSGAIAVGRRYLNITGRELRLEEKQAAAATGQIQLAHAYREALSAHGITAAQILLTLDDTERRRRHLNARATMRQILDLGAVPIINENDTVATEEIRFGDNDRLAARVAAMVGAEVLVLLSDIDGLYDSDPRTNPSATHMAKITAITPAVEAMAGKVLRGYASGGMVTKLLAAKIALAGGCHMLIGDGRPAHPLQALADGGRCTWFIAEATPHSARKKWIAGSLKPKGSLNIDDGAVKALKSGRSLLPAGVSGVSGRFERGDLVTIISADNRDLGRGLSAYSSADTLLIAGHKTSEIEEILGYRGRNEVIHRDDLVLD